Proteins found in one Deltaproteobacteria bacterium genomic segment:
- a CDS encoding heterodisulfide reductase subunit F translates to KVCFVPTVLEQAAPSPNNAVAVTCGPPIMIKFVLQALNKLGFSDEQVYTTLENKMKCGVGKCGRCNVGDIYICKEGPVYTAEEVKKMYNDF, encoded by the coding sequence CAAGGTCTGTTTTGTGCCGACCGTGCTTGAGCAAGCGGCGCCTTCTCCGAATAATGCAGTTGCAGTAACATGCGGACCGCCGATTATGATAAAATTTGTATTACAGGCATTGAACAAACTCGGCTTCTCCGATGAGCAGGTTTACACGACACTTGAAAATAAGATGAAGTGCGGCGTGGGAAAATGCGGAAGGTGTAATGTGGGCGATATTTACATCTGCAAGGAAGGGCCGGTTTATACGGCGGAGGAAGTGAAAAAAATGTATAACGATTTCTAA